In Rhizophagus irregularis chromosome 26, complete sequence, one genomic interval encodes:
- a CDS encoding Ras- protein Rab-2A variant 2, translated as MSTNYTYDYIIKYIIIGDTGVGKSCLLLQFTDRRFQPAHDLTIGVEFGARFVDVEGKKIKLQIWDTAGQESFRSITRSYYRGAAGALLVYDITRRETFDHLLIWLEDARQHSNSNTTIMLIGNKSDLESKRAVSYAEGEAFAQQHGLFFMETSAKTADNVEESFVDTAKDIYEKIKQGVFDVSNEVCVFDCY; from the exons ATGTCGACAAACTACACTTACGATTACATTATAAAG TACATTATTATCGGAGACACGG GTGTCGGAAAg tCATGCCTACTTTTACAATTTACTGACAGACGGTTTCAGCCAGCTCATGATTTAACGATTGG TGTGGAGTTTGGGGCACGGTTTGTGGAT gttgaagggaaaaaaattaaacttcaGATTTGGGATACG GCTGGGCAAGAATCTTTTAGAAGTATAACGAGAAGTTATTACCGCGGTGCTGCTGGAGCTTTGTTAG TTTATGATATCACCAG GCGTGAAACCTTTGACCATCTTCTCATCTGGCTGGAGGATGCCCGTCAACATTCCAATTCCAACACGACAATAATGTTAATTGGTAACAAGAGCGATCTTGAATCTAAACGTGCCGTCTCCTATGCAGAAGGTGAAGCATTTGCTCAACAAcatggattattttttatggaGACCTCAGCAAAGACAGCGGATAATGTTGAAGAA tCATTTGTAGATACCGCCAAagatatttatgaaaaaattaaacaaggGGTTTTTGACGTGTCAAATGAAGTTTGTGTATTCGATTGCTattag
- a CDS encoding Ras- protein Rab-2A, translated as MSTNYTYDYIIKYIIIGDTGVGKSCLLLQFTDRRFQPAHDLTIGVEFGARFVDVEGKKIKLQIWDTAGQESFRSITRSYYRGAAGALLVYDITRRETFDHLLIWLEDARQHSNSNTTIMLIGNKSDLESKRAVSYAEGEAFAQQHGLFFMETSAKTADNVEESFVDTAKDIYEKIKQGVFDVSNESNGIKVGGHLQPKTLPLNTDNGNNCC; from the exons ATGTCGACAAACTACACTTACGATTACATTATAAAG TACATTATTATCGGAGACACGG GTGTCGGAAAg tCATGCCTACTTTTACAATTTACTGACAGACGGTTTCAGCCAGCTCATGATTTAACGATTGG TGTGGAGTTTGGGGCACGGTTTGTGGAT gttgaagggaaaaaaattaaacttcaGATTTGGGATACG GCTGGGCAAGAATCTTTTAGAAGTATAACGAGAAGTTATTACCGCGGTGCTGCTGGAGCTTTGTTAG TTTATGATATCACCAG GCGTGAAACCTTTGACCATCTTCTCATCTGGCTGGAGGATGCCCGTCAACATTCCAATTCCAACACGACAATAATGTTAATTGGTAACAAGAGCGATCTTGAATCTAAACGTGCCGTCTCCTATGCAGAAGGTGAAGCATTTGCTCAACAAcatggattattttttatggaGACCTCAGCAAAGACAGCGGATAATGTTGAAGAA tCATTTGTAGATACCGCCAAagatatttatgaaaaaattaaacaaggGGTTTTTGACGTGTCAAATGAA tcgAATGGCATCAAGGTTGGAGGACATTTGCAACCCAAAACTTTACCACTTAATACAGACAATGGGAATAATTGTTGTTAA
- a CDS encoding histone H2B, giving the protein MGPKAEKKPATGGKAPAKAPAEKKDSKKPVASGDKTKKKRKVRKETYSSYIYKVLKQVHPDTGISNKAMSILNSFVNDIFERISGEASKLAAYNKRSTISSREIQTAVRLILPGELAKHAVSEGTKAVTKYTSSK; this is encoded by the coding sequence atgggTCCAAAAGCCGAAAAGAAACCTGCTACTGGCGGAAAAGCCCCAGCAAAAGCTCCTGCTGAAAAGAAAGACAGCAAGAAACCAGTCGCTTCCGGTGACAAAACCAAAAAGAAACGCAAGGTCAGAAAAGAAACCTACTCGAGTTACATTTACAAAGTCCTCAAGCAAGTACATCCGGACACTGGTATCTCCAACAAGGCTATGTCCATTCTCAACTCTTTTGTAAACGACATCTTTGAACGTATCTCGGGCGAAGCTTCGAAACTTGCGGCCTACAACAAAAGGTCGACCATTTCCTCCAGAGAAATTCAAACGGCCGTACGTTTAATCCTACCTGGCGAACTGGCTAAACACGCTGTTTCTGAAGGTACTAAGGCTGTTACTAAATACACAAGCTCTAAGTAA
- a CDS encoding histone H2A, which translates to MSSGGKSGGKSAAAAASKASSSRSAKAGLQFPVGRIHRLLRKGNYAQRVGAGAPVYLAAVLEYLAAEILELAGNAARDNKKSRIIPRHLQLAIRNDEELNKLLGHVTIAQGGVLPNIHQNLLPKKSKKGAAAAEV; encoded by the coding sequence ATGTCTTCAGGAGGCAAATCTGGTGGAAAATCTGCTGCTGCTGCCGCTTCTAAAGCGAGCTCATCTCGTTCAGCTAAAGCAGGACTTCAATTCCCTGTTGGTCGTATTCACCGTCTGCTCCGTAAAGGAAACTATGCTCAAAGAGTCGGTGCTGGTGCTCCTGTTTATCTTGCCGCTGTTCTTGAATACTTGGCTGCGGAAATTCTCGAACTTGCTGGAAACGCTGCCcgtgataataaaaaatcaagaatCATTCCTCGTCATCTCCAGTTAGCTATTCGCAATGATGAAGAGTTGAATAAGTTGCTCGGCCATGTAACGATTGCTCAAGGCGGAGTTCTACCGAACATTCATCAAAACCTCTTGCCTAAGAAGTCAAAGAAGGGAGCCGCTGCGGCGGAAGTTTAG
- a CDS encoding 60S ribosomal protein eL30 has translation MAAKKSKKATESINTRLALVMKSGKYTLGYKSTLKTLRLGKAKLVIISGNCPPLRKHELEYYAMLSKTPVHHYSGNNIDLGTACGKYFRVGVLSITDPGDSDILSSSSQ, from the exons ATGGCTGccaagaaatcaaaaaaagccACCGAATCAATTAATACACGTCTTGCTTTAGTAATGAAGAGTGGTAAATATACATTGGGATACAAATCAACTCTTAAGACTCTTCGCCTAGGAAAAG ctAAACTTGTTATTATTTCTGGTAATTGCCCACCATTGAGAAAACATGAATTGGAATATTATGCTATGCTTTCAAAAACTCCTGTGCACCATTATTCTGGCA ATAATATTGATCTCGGTACAGCTTGTGGTAAATACTTTCGTGTAGGAGTGTTGAGTATCACCGATCCTGGTGATTCCGATATTCTTTCTAGTTCTTCTCAATAA